A section of the Oncorhynchus nerka isolate Pitt River linkage group LG3, Oner_Uvic_2.0, whole genome shotgun sequence genome encodes:
- the crlf2 gene encoding cytokine receptor-like factor 2 has protein sequence MRYDCLFGDLKTWSGWTPTRYWRNETETGPCATEINAIVYVVTILPLLICFLLIVTFSQKRVRRLFLPHIPDPKHTCETLFSMDQFQWHSTFTEPSVECETVDIEIVSTAKTEEEEEEEAEREDGQAEEESTHIDPVSHLTDLGLQSYPDLEVNGTYVFW, from the exons ATGAGATACGACTGTCTGTTTGGTGACCTGAAGACTTGGAGTGGATGGACACCAACTAGATACTGGAGAAATGAGACCGAGACAG GTCCCTGTGCCACGGAGATAAATGCCATTGTTTATGTTGTGACCATTTTACCTTTGTTGATCTGTTTCCTGCTGATAGTCACTTTCTCACAGAAAAG GGTCAGAAGACTCTTCCTACCTCACATTCCAGACCCCAAACACACCTGTGAAACCCTCTTCAGTATGGACCAGTTTCAG TGGCACAGTACTTTCACAGAGCCCAGTGTGGAATGTGAGACAGTTGACATAGAAATTGTCAGCACAGCAAAgactgaggaggaagaggaagaagaagcagAGAGGGAAGATGGACAAGCTGAAGAAGAATCCACTCATATTGACCCGGTTTCTCATCTAACAGACCTAGGCCTCCAGAGCTACCCTGACTTGGAGGTCAATGGAACGTACGTGTTCTGGTGA